From the genome of Pseudomonas helvetica:
ACATAGGCTCCTGGCCCACGGCGATCAAAGGCCTGGCCAGCGGGCTGCTGATCGTGCTGGTGCTGGCGCTGGGTTACAGCTTTTACCTCAAGGATCTTGAAGATCAGCTTGAGCAGGCCCGCGTCGGGGAAGCCACCCTCAAGGAGCAGTTCGCGAGCAAGGCGCACATGGCGGCCAATCTGGAGCGCTACATCGAGCAGATGAAAGCAATGGAAACCTCCTTCGGCGTGCTCCTGCGACAGTTACCCGGCGATACCGAGGTGCCCGGTCTGCTGGAAGATATCACTCGCACCGGATTGGGCAGCGGGCTGGAGTTTGAAGAGATCAAGCTGCTGCCGGAAGTCACCCAGCAGTTCTACATCGAGTTACCGATCCAGATCACTGTCACTGGCGCCTACCATGACCTGGCGACCTTCGTCAGTGGCGTCGCCAACCTCCCGCGGATCGTCACCCTGCACGATTTCAACGTCGAGCCGGT
Proteins encoded in this window:
- the pilO gene encoding type 4a pilus biogenesis protein PilO, giving the protein MSPSQWFEGLRKVDINDLDLNNIGSWPTAIKGLASGLLIVLVLALGYSFYLKDLEDQLEQARVGEATLKEQFASKAHMAANLERYIEQMKAMETSFGVLLRQLPGDTEVPGLLEDITRTGLGSGLEFEEIKLLPEVTQQFYIELPIQITVTGAYHDLATFVSGVANLPRIVTLHDFNVEPVVPGSGAKLRMNILAKTYRYNDKGLQK